A region of Micromonospora chokoriensis DNA encodes the following proteins:
- a CDS encoding GTP-binding protein, giving the protein MDYGHSDRPAGATTLPTAIKILVAGGFGVGKTTMVGAVSETRPLRTEEVLTETGVGIDDLSGVEGKSTTTVAMDFGRITISDDLVLYLFGTPGQDRFWFVWDELALGAIGAVVLADTRRLADCFPSIDYFEGRGTPFVVAVNCFADARQYRLDEVQAALNLDPGVPVLLCDARQRESSKEVLVTLMEHAMKTREARRRAASGD; this is encoded by the coding sequence ATGGACTACGGGCACTCTGACCGGCCGGCGGGAGCGACGACACTGCCCACCGCGATCAAGATCCTGGTCGCCGGAGGCTTCGGCGTGGGCAAGACCACCATGGTCGGTGCGGTCAGCGAGACCCGGCCCCTGCGCACCGAGGAGGTGCTGACCGAGACCGGCGTCGGCATCGACGACCTCTCCGGGGTGGAGGGGAAGTCCACGACCACGGTGGCCATGGACTTCGGCCGGATCACCATCAGCGACGACCTGGTGCTGTACCTGTTCGGCACGCCCGGCCAGGACCGTTTCTGGTTCGTCTGGGACGAGCTGGCGTTGGGCGCGATCGGTGCCGTGGTGTTGGCCGACACCCGCCGGCTCGCCGACTGCTTCCCGTCGATCGACTACTTCGAGGGTCGGGGCACGCCGTTCGTGGTGGCGGTGAACTGCTTCGCCGACGCCCGGCAGTACCGGCTCGACGAGGTGCAGGCCGCGCTGAACCTGGACCCGGGTGTGCCGGTGCTGCTCTGCGACGCCCGGCAGCGCGAGTCCAGCAAGGAGGTGCTCGTCACGCTGATGGAGCACGCCATGAAGACCCGCGAGGCCCGTCGCCGTGCCGCCAGCGGAGACTGA
- a CDS encoding DUF397 domain-containing protein codes for MDLTGARWRKSTKSGNNGGDCVEVADNLPGVVGVRDSKDPAGPALTFDPAAWSRFLASAKRG; via the coding sequence ATGGACCTGACCGGCGCTCGGTGGCGCAAGAGCACCAAGAGCGGCAACAACGGCGGCGACTGCGTCGAGGTGGCCGACAACCTCCCGGGCGTCGTCGGCGTACGCGACTCCAAGGACCCGGCCGGTCCGGCGCTCACCTTCGACCCGGCGGCCTGGTCCCGATTCCTGGCGTCGGCCAAGCGCGGCTGA
- a CDS encoding DUF742 domain-containing protein encodes MTVQGESADHQWVDDHAGPVVRPYAVTRGRARPVTGTFDLISLVTATQAEVTPEVGLGPEHVAIVGLCQRIQSVAEIAAHLDLPVGTIRVLLGDLAARSLVRVREPQTTAGLPDNSIFEAVINGLRAL; translated from the coding sequence ATGACGGTCCAGGGGGAGTCCGCAGACCATCAGTGGGTGGATGACCACGCGGGTCCGGTCGTCCGTCCGTACGCGGTGACGCGCGGGCGAGCCCGCCCGGTCACCGGCACCTTCGACCTGATCTCCCTGGTCACCGCGACCCAAGCCGAGGTCACGCCGGAGGTCGGTCTCGGTCCGGAGCACGTGGCGATCGTCGGACTGTGCCAGCGCATTCAGTCCGTCGCCGAGATCGCCGCACATCTCGACCTGCCGGTGGGCACCATCCGGGTGCTCCTCGGTGACCTGGCGGCCCGCAGCCTGGTGCGGGTCCGCGAGCCGCAGACCACGGCCGGTCTTCCCGACAACAGCATCTTCGAGGCGGTAATCAATGGACTACGGGCACTCTGA